In one Magallana gigas chromosome 9, xbMagGiga1.1, whole genome shotgun sequence genomic region, the following are encoded:
- the LOC105336533 gene encoding uncharacterized protein isoform X1 has translation MMLKDCIRQLFLLIILYGGLHVIPTALGCEPCQFSVFTETVVDTCPETQDELIKRKAEKKCEIWAKLQNCTEPERFKYHCAMNEHENKLIEVCAKEHRINGGRCTEYNTFGKTIQEHQILKCRTFLPKCPPTYLSSEAYLCNDCYDMVKLQKKGSCSTEPQDFSKAMNNSNNTNERKNSDCNESSGCRCDFKVHVIVIIVASVEFVIIIFMIIRSPIQRARKQRRKQNQDEKWKMEMKNLT, from the exons ATGATGCTTAAAGATTGTATTCGTCAACTTTTCTTATTAATTATACTGTATGGGGGACTACATGTAATACCCACG GCTTTAGGATGCGAACCCTGTCAGTTTTCTGTTTTTACTGAAACGGTAGTTGACACTTGTCCTGAGACACAAGACGAATTAATCAAAAGGAAAGCGGAGAAAAAATGCGAAATATGGGCAAAACTTCAAAATTGCACAGAGCCAGAGAGGTTTAAGTATCACTGTGCTATGAATGAGCACGAGAACAAACTGATTGAAGTTTGTGCAAAAGAACACCGTATTAACG GAGGTCGTTGTACAGAATATAACACATTTGGAAAAACCATACAGGAACATCAGATTTTGAAGTGCAGAACATTTTTACCAAAATGTCCCCCAACCTATCTGTCTTCAGAAGCCTATTTAT GTAATGATTGTTATGACATGGTGAAATTACAAAAGAAAGGATCGTGTTCTACCGAGCCTCAAGACTTCTCCAAAGCAATGAACAATTCGAACAACACCAATGAAAGAAAGAACAGCGATTGTAATGAATCATCGGG ATGCAGATGCGATTTTAAAGTCCATGTAATTGTTATAATTGTTGCTAGTGTTGAGTTTGTCATCATCATTTTCATGATCATAAGATCACCAATACAGAGAGCACGAAAACAGAGACGAAAGCAGA aCCAGGACGAAAAATGGAAAATGGAGATGAAGAATCTAACTTGA
- the LOC105336533 gene encoding uncharacterized protein isoform X2, with the protein MMLKDCIRQLFLLIILYGGLHVIPTALGCEPCQFSVFTETVVDTCPETQDELIKRKAEKKCEIWAKLQNCTEPERFKYHCAMNEHENKLIEVCAKEHRINGGRCTEYNTFGKTIQEHQILKCRTFLPKCPPTYLSSEAYLCNDCYDMVKLQKKGSCSTEPQDFSKAMNNSNNTNERKNSDCNESSGKVGMNHADAILKSM; encoded by the exons ATGATGCTTAAAGATTGTATTCGTCAACTTTTCTTATTAATTATACTGTATGGGGGACTACATGTAATACCCACG GCTTTAGGATGCGAACCCTGTCAGTTTTCTGTTTTTACTGAAACGGTAGTTGACACTTGTCCTGAGACACAAGACGAATTAATCAAAAGGAAAGCGGAGAAAAAATGCGAAATATGGGCAAAACTTCAAAATTGCACAGAGCCAGAGAGGTTTAAGTATCACTGTGCTATGAATGAGCACGAGAACAAACTGATTGAAGTTTGTGCAAAAGAACACCGTATTAACG GAGGTCGTTGTACAGAATATAACACATTTGGAAAAACCATACAGGAACATCAGATTTTGAAGTGCAGAACATTTTTACCAAAATGTCCCCCAACCTATCTGTCTTCAGAAGCCTATTTAT GTAATGATTGTTATGACATGGTGAAATTACAAAAGAAAGGATCGTGTTCTACCGAGCCTCAAGACTTCTCCAAAGCAATGAACAATTCGAACAACACCAATGAAAGAAAGAACAGCGATTGTAATGAATCATCGGG GAAAGTCGGAATGAACC ATGCAGATGCGATTTTAAAGTCCATGTAA